The window CTGATCAGGTCTTGTCGTATCGCAAGGACTTTGGGATGTTTGACATTGCTTATTCCTCCGCCTGGGAAATGGGCCGCTTGATCACGCTGGAACAAACAGACATTGCTAACGCCCTGTACCAATGGAAACGGAGCCACACGCACCAACAAAAGGGGCAACAACAAGTCATAGACGAAGGTACAGACCACTTACCTGGTGCACTAACAGCTACTTCGGAGGCACCTCCGATCCCACAAAATGTATCGAACTGGTTCGAGCAATTGAAGGTTCTTCAAAATGTGCCCTTCTCTTATCTTGTCCCAGATGAAAAGATGTTGCCCGTGGAATCCATTAGGTTTTTCTACATTGATAACAATTGGCTAGATGCCCTACTGGATGGTGCCTTAAGCATCGGTAGAACAACCACTGATGATCATAAAAACGATCAGGAAATCTCCAGCTTGATCAATAACGTCGAGCAGACTGTCCGTTCAGGGGTATTGATCCGATCTTCGGTGGTAGCAGCGTGGACCGATATGCAGATCAATGGTTTCAGTACTGTCCCTGATAATGAGGAAGCTCCAATTGATAGCTCGAATGAATTGCCGCTTTTGAGAATGGAACGGCTATCGCCAAACATCATGCTTTGTCTATTTGAAGGAAACGTGGCTACCATCGACATCCATGGAAAACCTGAAGCGCCACATTACGGTGTTGAGAAAAATGATCAAAATGGGTATGAAAAAACATTGAAGGATCAGGAGGGCATAGAAGATGAACAGTACGTCGTTGAAGTCCCCATCAACGATAACAACCTAATTGATTTGGAAGCCTTCAAAAACAATATTTCCAGCTATTATGAAAGTCAAAACAAAAGCTTTCTCTGGAGTGACAATCCCACCTCAGCTGAGTTTTCTGTTCAGATGCTGGAAGGCGGTGAAAAGATCCGTTTTATGATCCAAAATGAATGAATGCAACCTCTTCAAATTGACTTAAATGCTCCAGATATCGTTTCAGTTCAATCAATAAAATCGATCCCAGGTAGTGAAACAAAAGTCATAGCAGATGAATTCCTTGATTAGTCCTTCGTGCCGAAAATGAAGTGATGTGTTCGCTTCATCTATTGATTTCAGGTTCCAATGCAAATGAGTGCCTACCCACTCTTTTTGCACTCCTTCCAGCCCTTCGATGATTTGGTTGGCATCTGTACATTTCCAGGTCACTTCTTTCGGTGAATTGTATGTCACCACTTCGAATTGATACCAGGGCTCGCTCCAGGACACTTTAAAGGTTATTCCAATCCGATCCGTCAGTCGATCCTGCTTCCCCCACCAATCTCCAATTCCTGTGGTTAGTGATTCGAAGGCTTTTTCGATGCTACAATTTAAGACTACATTTTGTTGATAATCAGATTGACGGTCCATTTCTACTTTTGCTATTTCCAGTAATTTAGACCTTGTTTCTATCTTCTCAGACCTAACTCTAATCAATTTGAAAGCACATCTCAATATCAATCATAACATTCTTGAACAATTTGGTGAGCAACTGCAATTAAAGCCTTCAAATGGCGAATTATTCCTTGATGGTCCTATCGGCAAGGGCAAGATTAATCTCGTCACTCTACCGAACAGAATTGAGCGTTATCACTTTGATTTTATACTGAATCGACCATTTGAGATGTCTTCTACAAATCCCGAATCAAGTGAATGGCTCTTGATCAATATCAACCTTTCTGAAACTCAAATCAGTAAAACAGTCAATAATCAGGAAGTAAATATTCAAAAATACCTGCCAAGTGGCATGTTGTTTTACAGCCCCAAGACGTCAGTTTCCAGTGTGGCACCTCCAGAAACACCTTTTAGCATTGTCTTGATCAGATTCCATCGATCGTTGTTAGACCTCTACCCTGCACTTTCTCTCAATCAGCTGCTCTCCAACCAGGCAACAATCATCTATGAAGACCTGGATTATCATTCAGAGCATCTGTTGAAAAAAAGCATTGAGGACAGCAGCCCCCTGCTGATACATGCCTATATTTTAGAGTTTATGGGTCTTTTTTTTAATAAATTATCCAATCGGGAAAAAACATCGAATATTGAAAACCTTCACCCCGATGATGTAAAATATCTTTTTACAGCTGCTGCCTATTTACGGAACCCCTTTGCCAAAAAATCACCACAAGTAGAGGAACTAGCGAAAGTTGCTGGAATGGGGATTACCAAGTTCAATAACTCCTTTAAGCAAGTTTTTGGTACAACACCTTTGCAATACAACCTTAAAATAAAAATGGAGTACGCCAAAGAGCAACTGGTAAGAAAACATAGTTCACCATCAGAAGTTAGCTATGAACTCGGCTATTCTCACCCATCAAAATTTACAATAGCCTTTAAAAAGCAGTTTGGAATTCTTCCAAGCGAACTTTGATTTCGTTGTTTAAGGACAAAAAGTCAACATTTAGAGATAACACCTCGCTCATGGCATTACAGAGTTTTGTATAGAACTAAATACAACTCTCATGAATATTTTTTTAACTGGTGGTTCCGGGTTTGTTGGACAACATGTCATTCGTTATCTCAAGCAACAGGGACACGATATTCAGGCACTCGTAAGAAGTGAAACTGCCGCAATCAAAGTCAAAAAATTGGGCGTAGCTCCTATATTGGATGCATTGACCTCACCAGGTGATCATACTGAACGTGCACTTGCCAATTGCGAGGCTGTGGTTCACATCGCCGCACACATGGATTTTACCTACGACCCAACGCCATTCTATCAAGTTAATGTAGAAGCCACTAAGCAATTGATTGATCTTTCAAAGAAAGCTGGAGTAAAGCATTTCGTATATATCAGTGCTGCTCCTGTGGTGCCCGGTTCTCCAGTCATCAATCTGACTGAAGATGAAGCTACAAATGCTCTTCCAAAATCCTTATATCCCAAGACGAAAGCAATAGCCGAAAGAGCCGTTTTGGCAGCTAATTCTACTGGATTTAGAACCATTTCCCTTAGACCTCCAGCAGTGTGGGGTCCGCAAAACCATCATTATGAGATGCTGTTTGACAATGTCAAAAATGGCAAATGGCGATGGATTGGTGGCAGCCAACAAGTATTATCAACGATACATGTGAAGAACCTTGCAGGTGCCATTGAATCCGCCTTGCAATCAAATATTGGTGGTGAAGCATTTTTTGTAACCGATGAGGATAATCGACCCATGAGAATCACCTTTCAATCTATATTAGAAGCCTATGACCTGGAACCCGGAGAAAAAGAGTTACCTAGAGGAATAGCCGTCTTTATGGCACACCTTTTCGGTGGATTGTGGAAACTACTGAAACTCAAATCAAGACCACCGGTAGCCCCATTGATGATCCGGCTGATGGCTACAGAATTTTCTGTATCAGATGAAAAAGCGCATAGATTATTAGGTTATAGGCCTGTGATCTCATTTGAAGAAGGGATTCGTGAACTTAAAAACAGTCAATCATGAAAGGGTTCATCTATCTATTAATTTGCTGCTTACCTTCTGTAATATTTGGTCAGGTCAAGGCTGATGATATTCTGGGACAATATTGGACGGAGAATCGGACAGGAAAAATCGAAATTTACAAAGATCAGTCTCAATACTATGGTATGATCATCTGGCGCAAAGAAGTCAGGAAAGACACTGAAAACCCTGATGAGGAGTTAAAAAGTCGGTCGGTAATAGGGATTGTTTTCCTACAAAACTTTAGCAATACCGATAAAAACGAATGGTCTGGAGGAGAGGTCTATTCCATCGACAATGGAGGGACATATAGTGGAAAAATGTGGCTTGCAAATGACGGCAAAACCCTGAAAATGAGAGGTTATCTAGGTATTTCGCTGTTAGGTCGAACAGCGACTTTACAAAGAGTGGAGTGATCATACGTAACACGATTTTTCATGATCAATTAATGGAGATTCTGGAAAAAACGCTCTAGTCACAGATAATTACGAAGCCTTCTGAGGCACAAAGATTTTGAATGAGCTATGATCTAATAAACAACCAATACGGCCAGATTTCGTGAAATATACCTATGGGAGCAGGAATAGGATTCGTGCGAGATGCGCAAAACAACGCAAGACAAAATCGAGATAACTTAAAAAATAAGCGCAATTTCGAACAAACGCACAAAAGCAAAACGACGAACAATGTATACACCTTCAAAGAAGCAACTCCAGAGGAACTTGCGGCTTGGAAAAAGAAATTTCTCAAGCAGCAACGACGAGATAACCTCATTAAAAATACCCTGGCAATAGCTATTATTGTCATGTTATCGCTGGTCGCATGGTGGATATTTACCTGAAAATTCCGGCAAGCATTCTTGATCGGAAATAAATCACCTTACACCCTGACCAATGTCATTTCAATAAAGCGGGATTTGACTTATCAATGCAGGTAAAATCCAAGTATGTCCAGTTTTCGTATCAGGCCCCGATTCAAACATTTAGTCTCAAAACCCTCAACTGAAGTAGAATCTCATATTCTTCATGCGTTAGCAATGACCCAGGAAATCTATACGGCAGGCTTTGTTCAGGGCCATACCCATTTATTAATCCCCGTGAAGGAACGACATTTCTGGAGTCCACAATTACACTTATCGACAGAAGCCACCGAAGAAGGCACCATCATCCGTGGCTTATACGGTCCGAACCCTACCGTCTGGGGGTTATTTTTCTTTGGCTACATCACCCTGGGCATGGCCTTCTTTTTCATCAGCTTTTGGGGACTGACCAAATGGAGCCTGGGACAACCTGCTACGGTCCTGTGGGCATTACCTTTCATTGCCCTGGTTGCTCTGATTTTGTATCTGATTGCGCAAATGGGCCAAAAAGTCGGTGCGGAACAGATGTTCAGATTACATCACTTCTATGAGGAAATCTTTGAGGATAAGGTGCACATCAACTGAGGGTTTGCTCATCAACCCAGTTCAAACACGTGTCCAGATCAGGGAATTGCTGTACGATATAATCACCTCGATTTTCTGCTTCTTTCGTCCACTTTTTAGTAGATAAACTTGCTAACCCAGCCTGCTTTGGCATGACACTCAAAATCATTCTTAGTCCGGCTTGTCTTGCAAAATTGGTCATATCATCACCATGCATGAAACTTTGGATCTCCTGCGAAAAGACTCCCTCGCTATTGTAAGAGTCAGCCAACCAGATACTTCCCTTGTGTTCTTGCAATACCCTCAATGCTTGTCCGGCTATTTCCTGAAAACGCTCAGTACTCATGTGCAGTTTCAGCCATTCAACCCTCAATGTTTTGTGTGATTCCAGCCAGTGAACTCTGGCATGTGGTTCTAAATTGATCTTCAACATCTAC of the Cytophagales bacterium genome contains:
- a CDS encoding AraC family transcriptional regulator; amino-acid sequence: MKAHLNINHNILEQFGEQLQLKPSNGELFLDGPIGKGKINLVTLPNRIERYHFDFILNRPFEMSSTNPESSEWLLININLSETQISKTVNNQEVNIQKYLPSGMLFYSPKTSVSSVAPPETPFSIVLIRFHRSLLDLYPALSLNQLLSNQATIIYEDLDYHSEHLLKKSIEDSSPLLIHAYILEFMGLFFNKLSNREKTSNIENLHPDDVKYLFTAAAYLRNPFAKKSPQVEELAKVAGMGITKFNNSFKQVFGTTPLQYNLKIKMEYAKEQLVRKHSSPSEVSYELGYSHPSKFTIAFKKQFGILPSEL
- a CDS encoding NAD-dependent epimerase/dehydratase family protein, coding for MNIFLTGGSGFVGQHVIRYLKQQGHDIQALVRSETAAIKVKKLGVAPILDALTSPGDHTERALANCEAVVHIAAHMDFTYDPTPFYQVNVEATKQLIDLSKKAGVKHFVYISAAPVVPGSPVINLTEDEATNALPKSLYPKTKAIAERAVLAANSTGFRTISLRPPAVWGPQNHHYEMLFDNVKNGKWRWIGGSQQVLSTIHVKNLAGAIESALQSNIGGEAFFVTDEDNRPMRITFQSILEAYDLEPGEKELPRGIAVFMAHLFGGLWKLLKLKSRPPVAPLMIRLMATEFSVSDEKAHRLLGYRPVISFEEGIRELKNSQS
- a CDS encoding DUF2147 domain-containing protein; translation: MKGFIYLLICCLPSVIFGQVKADDILGQYWTENRTGKIEIYKDQSQYYGMIIWRKEVRKDTENPDEELKSRSVIGIVFLQNFSNTDKNEWSGGEVYSIDNGGTYSGKMWLANDGKTLKMRGYLGISLLGRTATLQRVE